GCCCACAACGCATCGTGGCTGTTCCGCGCCTCGCCCTACATGATCTTCACCGCCATCTGGGTGGCGGCGGGGCTGGTGCCGGCCTTCACCTCCCATCTGGCGCTGGCGCCGTCGGCGGACCTGATAGCATTGGTGGCGCTCTTGGGCAGCGCGCGGTTCTTCCTGGCGCTGGCGGGGATGGACGTGGGCACCAGCTTCGGCGGCATCGGCTCGTCGCGGGAGATGATGATCGCCGCCTTTGCCGAGCCGGCCATGCTGATGATCGTGTTCTCGGTCGCCATCCTGGTGGGCACCACCTCGCTGGCCGAGATCGCCGACTTCATGGTGTCGGGCACCGTGGGGCTGCGGGTGTCGCTGGCGCTGGCGCTGATCGCGCTGATCATGGTGGCGATTGCCGAGAACGCCCGCATCCCCATCGACAACCCCGCCACGCATCTGGAGCTGACCATGGTGCACGAGGCGATGGTGCTGGAATATTCCGGCCGCCATCTGGCGCTGGTGGAGGGGGCGGCGATGCTCAAGCTGCTGCTCTACATGGCGCTGATCGCCTGCATCTTCCTGCCCTGGGGCATGGCCCATCCCGGCGACGGCGTCGGCTGGGCGCTGTGGGGGCTGGTGACCTTTACCGCCAAGATGGCGGTGGGCGGGGCGGCCCTGGCGGTGTTCGAGACGTCGATTGCCAAGATGCGCGTGTTCCGCGTCGGCGATTTCCTCGGCGGCGCGCTGCTGCTGGGCATCCTGGGGGCGATTTTCCTGTTCGTGTCGCGGGGGGTTTAGGGGTGAGCAACCTTGGCTATGACGCCGCCCACCTGCTGGGCGCGCTGGTTTTGATGATGAGCTTCGCGCTGCTGTACCAGCGGCGGCTGTCGGCGCTGCTCAACGCCTTCACGCTCCAGGCGCTGGCGCTGGCGGCGGCGGCGGCGTGGCAGGGGTATGCCCAGCATTCCCACCACCTGTTCATCACCGCCGCCCTGACGCTGGTGCTGAAGGCGGTGGTGATGCCGGTGGCGCTGCGGCGCATCGTGGCCAGGCTGAACATCGAGCGCACCATCGAACCGGCCCTGTCCATCGGGCTGACCATGGTGGCGGGGGTGTCGCTGGTCACGCTGTCGATCCTGCTGGTGATGCCGGTGACCGAGGACGCCACGGCGCTGACGCGCGAGGATCTGGCGCTGTCGCTGTCGGTGGTGCTGCTGGGCCTGCTGATGATGATCTCCCGCCGCAACGCGGTCAGCCAGGTGGTGGGCTTCATGTCCATCGAGAACGGGCTGATCCTGGCGGCCATCGGCGTGGCCGGGATGCCCATGATCGTCGAGATGTCCATCGCCTTTTCGGTGATGGTCGCCTTCATCGTCTTCGGGATCTTCCTGTTCCACATCCGCGAGCGGTTCGACACGCTGGATGTGCACAAGATCGAAACCTTCCGCGGGGAAAGCCAGTGAACCTGATCGCCGTCATCGTGGCTTTGCCGGCCCTGTCCGCCGGGGTGCTGGCGCTGATCCCGTCGTGGCGGGTGGCGGCGTGGGCCAACGTGGCGGCGGCGGCGGTGACGTTTCTGGTGTCGCTGGGGCTGTTCGCCGGCGACACCGGGGCGGGGTGGCTGTTCATGGTGGATGCCTTCAACATCTACCTCGTGGTGCTGACCTGCTTCGTGTCGCTGACCACGGCGCTGTTCTCCGCCACCTACATCCGGCACGAGGTGGAGACGGGGCGGCTGAAGGCGCTGAACCTGCGCTTCTACCACGCCATGTATCAGGCGTTCGTCTTCACCATGCTGCTGGCGCTGTCGGCCAACAACCTGGGCGTCATGTGGGTGGCGGTCGAGGGTGCCACGCTCACCACCGTGCTGATGGTCAGCCTGTACCGCACCGCCCCGGCCATCGAGGCGGCGTGGAAATACTTCATCCTGTGCGGTGTCGGCATCGCGCTGGCCCTGTTCGGCACCATCCTGATGTACATGGCGGCGCAGCCGGTGATGGGGCCGGGGCTGCCGGCCATGACCTGGACCGACCTGATGGGCAACATCATCCGGGTCAACCCCGACATCCTGAACCTGGCCTTCGTCTTCCTGCTGGTGGGGTACGGGACCAAGGTGGGGCTGGCGCCGCTGCACGCGTGGCTGCCCGATGCCCACGCGGAGGGGCCGACACCCATTTCCGCGGTGCTGTCGGGGCTGCTGCTGAACGTGGCGATCTATGCCGTGCTGCGGTTCAAGATGCTGCTGGCCGCCAACGGGGCGGCCATGGCGCCGGGGCCGCTGATGGCGGCCATGGGGCTGGCGTCGCTGCTGCTGGCGGCGTTCATGCTGTACCGGCGGCGCGACATCAAGCGCTTCTTCGCCTACAGCTCCATCGAGCACATGGGCCTCATCACCTTCGCCTTCGGGATGGGCGGGCCGCTGGCGAACTTCGCCGGGCTGCTGCACATGGCGATGCACAGCCTGACCAAATCGGCCATCTTCTACGCCGTCGGCCACGTGGCCCAGGCCAAGGGCACCCAGCGCATCGACAAGATCTCCGGCCTGACGGTCAGCCACCCGGCGCTGGGCTGGGGTCTGGTGCTGGGGGTGGTGGCCATTGCCGGGATGCCGCCGTTCGGCGTGTTCATGAGCGAGTTTCTGCTGGTGACCTCCACCTTTGCCCGGCATCCCTGGCTGGCGCTGCTGCTGGTGGCGGGCATTCTGGTGGCGGTGGGCGCCCTGGTGATGCGGGTGCAGCAGATGGCGTTCGGCGCGCCCGACGGGGCGCCGGTGCCGCTGCACGGGTCGCTGGTGCCGCTGTACGCCCATCTGGCGCTGGTGCTGGTGGCGGGGGTGTGGCTGCCGGAACCCCTGGTGGCGTGGTTCCGCACCGTCGCCGCCCTGTTGGGCTGAAGGGCCGCGACCCCGCCGGCACGTGCCGGCGATTGAGGATCGAGAAAAAGGGTGTTGCATGTATGTCGGTGAAGATCCCCTGTTCGGCCTGATGAACCGCATCGGCAAGCCGGTGGACGGGCACCGCCCGTTCCCCCGCTACCGCACCACGCCGGGCGGCTGGCGCACCCTGTCGGAGGCGCTGGGCGGCAACACCCTTTCGGTGGTCGGATTCTGGGGCGAACCCGCGGCGGTCCATGTGGCCCTGCGCGAGGAACTGTCGGGCGATGTCGCGGTGGTGTCGCTGGCGTGCCCGGACGGCCATTTCGCGTCGCTCAGCGCCGTGCGCCCGTCGGTGATCCGGCTGGAGCGCACCGCCTGCGACCTGTTCGGGCTGGTGGCCGACGGGGCGGTGGACCCGCGGCCCTGGCTGGACCATGGGCAATGGGGCGTGACCCGCCCGCTGGCCGCCGCACCGGGGCCGGCGGCGGCCGAACCCCAGCGCTATCCCTTCCTGGCCACCGAGGGGGAGGGGCTGCACCAGATCCCCGTCGGCCCGGTGCACGCCGGCATCATCGAGCCCGGCCATTTCCGCTTCACCGCCAACGGCGAGACGGTGGGACGGCTGGAACAGCGGCTGGGCTATGTGCACAAGGGCATCGAGGGGCTGATGGCCGGGCGCACGCCCGATGACGCGGCGCGCATCGCCGCCCGCATCTCCGGTGACGCCACGGTGGCCCATTCCCTGGCCTTCGCCCGCGCGGTGGAAGCGGCGCTGGGCGTGGCCCCGCCGCCGCGGGCGGTGTGGCTGCGGGCCGTGATGGCGGAGCTGGAGCGCATCGCCAACCACCTGGGCGACATCGGCGCCATCTGCAACGACGCCGCCTTCGCCTTCATGCTGGCGGAGATGAGCCGGCTGCGCGAGGCGGTGCTGCAGGTCAACGACGCCGTGTTCGGCCACCGGCTGCTGATGGACCGGGTGGTCCCCGGCGGGGTGGCGGTGGACCTGCCCGACGGCGGCGGCAAACGCATCCTGGATCTGGTGGCCGAGGTGCGCCGCCGCTTCCCGCCGCTGGTGGCGGTGTATGAATCCTCGGCCTCGCTGCAGGACCGCACGGTGGGCACCGGCACCGTGTCCATCGGGCTGGTCAACCGCTTCGGGGCCGGCGGCCACGTGGGGCGGGCGGCGGGCCGGGGGCAGGACGCGCGGCGCTCGCCGGGCTATGCGCCCTATGACGATCTCGATTTCGAAATCCCGGTGCTGACCGCCGGCGACGTCAACGCGCGGGTGTGGGTGCGCATCCGCGAGGTGGAACAGAGCCTGTCGCTGGTGGAACAGATGATCCGCCGCATGCCCGGCGTGCCGCGCGACAGCCACGGCGCCACGCCGCTGCCCCGGCTGGACCTGCCGGCCCAGGGCGGCGAAGGGATGGCGCTGGTGGAATCCTTCCGCGGTGAGATCATGACCTGGGTGCGGCTGGCGGACGATGGCACGGTGGCCCGCTGCCACCCGCGCGACCCGTCGTGGTTCCAATGGCCGCTGCTGGAGGCGGCCATCGAGGGGAACATCGTTGCCGATTTCCCCTTGTGCAACAAATCCTTCAACGGCTCCTATTCCGGCCACGATCTCTGACGGGGGACGGGACATGCTCAAGCACATCTGGACGGCGCTGACCGGCGGCCCGGTGACCGCCGCCCCGCCCCCGCTGGACACCGGCGCGCTGGCGCAACTGTGCGACGCGGAACTGGCCGGGCGGCTGGACGCGGCGGCCCACCGACGGCTGGGCCGCAGCCTGTCGATCCGTGCGGTGGACGCCGGCTCGTGCAACGGGTGCGAGCTGGAAATCCACGCGCTGAACAACCCCGTCTATGATCTGGAGCGCTACGGCATCCGCTTCGTGGCATCCCCCCGTCATGCCGACGTGCTGCTGGTCACCGGCCCGGTGACGAAGAACATGGCCGAGGCGCTGCGCCGCACGTGGGACGCCACACCCGATCCCAAATGGGTGGTGGCGTGCGGTGATTGCGCCTGCACGGGCGGGGTGTTCGCCGGCTCCTATGCCTGTGCCGGGCCGGTGGAAAGCGTCATTCCGGTGGACCTGAAACTGCCCGGCTGTCCGCCGCCGCCGCGGCTGCTGCTGGCCGGGCTGCTGGCGCTCCTGGAATCCAGCGCCGAGCCGCTGTCCGCCATCGCCCCGTCCGTGGCCGCTCAGGGCCAGAGCCGCCCGTAATCGCTGCCGTTCACCCGGTGGGCCGGCGGGGCGGCGGTCATCAGCGCCGCGGCGTCGCTGCGCTGATCGGCGGACGCGGCGGCGGGGCGGGCGCCCCGCTCCTCCACCGAGCGCAGCAGACCGGTCAGGGTGGGTTCGCCCGGCAGCACCCGCAGGCCCCGTTCGTAGAAACGGCGGGCATCCTCCGCATTGCCGGTGCGCTCGGCCAGCAGGCCCCAGCGGCGGTAGGTGTCGGCCATGGCCTCCAGCAATTCCCGCACCGCCGGGGCGTCGGGGACTTCCGCCTGCATCTGATGCACGGTTTCCAGCGCGTTGTCGCCCGGCGGGGTGGTCAGCCGCTTGGCCGCCATCTGCTGCCGCGCCACCTCCTCCAGCGCCTGGAGCCGCTGAAGCCGGGCCGGGTCGGCCGTCGGCACCGGGGGCGGCGGGTCTGGCAGCACCGTGGGGGCGGCGGTGGCCGCGGGTGGCACGGCGTGCGGCAGGGCAGCGGGCGGGGCCGCCGCCGTCGGGGGCAGCGCGGGCGGCGGGCCGGCCGGCACGGTGGGGTGAACGGGTGCGGCCATAGGCGTCGGGGGAAGGGGCGCCGGGGAAAGGGGCGCCGGGGCAACGGCGGGCGGGGCCGGGGTCTCGGGGACGGCCAGCGCCACCATGCGGTTTTCGTCCACCACGGGTTCCCACAGGGCCGACACGCGGGCCTGGGCCTCTTGCATCCAGGCTCCGGCGGTGGCCGTTGCGGTTGCGGCGGCAGCGCTCACCCGGTCCTTCCACGGCCCATCGGGCAGGGACAGGGCAAGGCCGGTGCCGGCGGCGGCCAGCAGGACGAAGCCGGTGATCCACGCCCCCACGGGCGAGCGGCCGCCGCGTTCCAGCGGTGTGACGGTGGGAAACACCATCGGTTCGGAAACCGCCGTCTGGGGAACCGGCGGCCCGGCGCCATCGTCCTCATCCCGCAGAGGGGCCGGGGGCCGGGCCGTGGCGGTGGGGCGGGGGGCCGGGGCGGGGCCGTCCAGCCGGTAGACCACGCCCAGGTCGCGCACGGCGCGGTCGAGGCCGGGGCGGGACAGGGTGCGCTCAAGCTCCCCATCGCCGCTCAGCAGGATTTGCAGGAACCGGCCATGGGCGGTTTCCTCCCGGCTCAGGTCCATCAGGTCGGCCAGGGTGGCGGGGGACAGGTGGTGCGCCGCCTCCACGGCCAGCACGCCGCTCCCGGCGAAATCCAGCCGCTCGTCGAGGGTTGCCACCAGCGTTTCGAAATCCTCCGGTGCGGCACCGGGGGCGAAGGCGGCGGCCCCGCCCTGGCGGATCAGATCCTCCACATCCGCGCCGGGGCGGGCGACGGCGGCCAGGACCAGCGCGCCGTCGGCGGCGGCGCGGGCGGCGGCGGCCCCGGCGACACCGGGGCGCACGCCGGCCCCGCCGGTCAGCACCAAGAGCCGGCGGCGTCCCAGCAGAGCCAGCAGCAGCCCGTCGAGCACCGCCTGTTCCGGCGGCGCCAGGCTGCGGGCCGGCGGGGGAAAGGCGGGGCCGGGGGCGGTGGTGCTGCGGGCGCGGCGGGCGTTGCGTTCCATCGGCGTCGAATCCTCTTTCATCCCGGTGGGGAACGGGGACCGCACCGATCCTATCCCGCCCGCGCAACCGCCGTGGCGGCGCAGAAGGTGGGGCCGCACGCCTCTTACGGACGGGAAGAAGGGGTGGGATAGGGCAGGGGGACTAGCCTCCGCCCCCGCCCGCGGTATAGCGTGCGGCGAGGCGGGATGGCCCGCCCCTTGCTTTCGTGATCCCCGATCAGTCCCATGCGCATTGGAATCGACCTGGGCGGTACCAAGATCGCCGCCATCGCCCTCGACGCCCCGCCGGACGGCGGCTCCGGCGGCCCGTCCGCGGACGGGGCGGAACGGGCCCGCGCCCGCACCTTCACCCCCACCGGCTACGCCGGCACCCTGTCGGCCCTGGCCCATGTGGTGGCCGAGGTGGAGCAGGCCGCCGGGAAACGCGCCGAACGGGTCGGGCTGTGCCTGCCCGGCGTGGTGGACGGGGCGGCGGGCCGGGTGCGGGCGGTCAACCTGCCCTGGCTGGACGGGCATCCGCTGGCCGCCGATCTGGCCGTGGTGCTGGGCCGCCCGGTGGCCATGGCCAACGACGGCGATTGCTTCACCCTGTCGGAATCGGTGGACGGGGCGGCGGCGGGGGCTGCGGTGGTCTATGGCGTCATCCTGGGCACCGGGGTCGGCGGCGGTCTGGTGGTGGACGGGCGCATCCGCGCCGGGGCCAACGCGCTGGCCGGCGAATGGGGCCATCTGCCCTTGCCGTGGCGGGGGGAGGCCGACGGTCCCCCCCTGCGCTGCGGCTGCGGGCGGATGGGCTGCATCGAAACCGTGCTGAGCGGCGCCGGCCTGTCGGCCCTGCACGCCCACCACACCGGCCAGGATCTGGAACCGCCGGCCATCGCCGCGCGGGCCGTGTCCGGCGACGCGGCGGCGGCCCTGACCCTGGAGCGTCACGCCGACGC
This DNA window, taken from Azospirillum fermentarium, encodes the following:
- a CDS encoding respiratory chain complex I subunit 1 family protein, which produces MTSLLLAVLWQVVQLALVLALAPLLTGWVRWVKSRLLARRGASPFQPYRDILRLLRKDVVLAHNASWLFRASPYMIFTAIWVAAGLVPAFTSHLALAPSADLIALVALLGSARFFLALAGMDVGTSFGGIGSSREMMIAAFAEPAMLMIVFSVAILVGTTSLAEIADFMVSGTVGLRVSLALALIALIMVAIAENARIPIDNPATHLELTMVHEAMVLEYSGRHLALVEGAAMLKLLLYMALIACIFLPWGMAHPGDGVGWALWGLVTFTAKMAVGGAALAVFETSIAKMRVFRVGDFLGGALLLGILGAIFLFVSRGV
- a CDS encoding hydrogenase-4 component E, whose amino-acid sequence is MSNLGYDAAHLLGALVLMMSFALLYQRRLSALLNAFTLQALALAAAAAWQGYAQHSHHLFITAALTLVLKAVVMPVALRRIVARLNIERTIEPALSIGLTMVAGVSLVTLSILLVMPVTEDATALTREDLALSLSVVLLGLLMMISRRNAVSQVVGFMSIENGLILAAIGVAGMPMIVEMSIAFSVMVAFIVFGIFLFHIRERFDTLDVHKIETFRGESQ
- a CDS encoding hydrogenase 4 subunit F, which encodes MNLIAVIVALPALSAGVLALIPSWRVAAWANVAAAAVTFLVSLGLFAGDTGAGWLFMVDAFNIYLVVLTCFVSLTTALFSATYIRHEVETGRLKALNLRFYHAMYQAFVFTMLLALSANNLGVMWVAVEGATLTTVLMVSLYRTAPAIEAAWKYFILCGVGIALALFGTILMYMAAQPVMGPGLPAMTWTDLMGNIIRVNPDILNLAFVFLLVGYGTKVGLAPLHAWLPDAHAEGPTPISAVLSGLLLNVAIYAVLRFKMLLAANGAAMAPGPLMAAMGLASLLLAAFMLYRRRDIKRFFAYSSIEHMGLITFAFGMGGPLANFAGLLHMAMHSLTKSAIFYAVGHVAQAKGTQRIDKISGLTVSHPALGWGLVLGVVAIAGMPPFGVFMSEFLLVTSTFARHPWLALLLVAGILVAVGALVMRVQQMAFGAPDGAPVPLHGSLVPLYAHLALVLVAGVWLPEPLVAWFRTVAALLG
- a CDS encoding hydrogenase large subunit, producing the protein MYVGEDPLFGLMNRIGKPVDGHRPFPRYRTTPGGWRTLSEALGGNTLSVVGFWGEPAAVHVALREELSGDVAVVSLACPDGHFASLSAVRPSVIRLERTACDLFGLVADGAVDPRPWLDHGQWGVTRPLAAAPGPAAAEPQRYPFLATEGEGLHQIPVGPVHAGIIEPGHFRFTANGETVGRLEQRLGYVHKGIEGLMAGRTPDDAARIAARISGDATVAHSLAFARAVEAALGVAPPPRAVWLRAVMAELERIANHLGDIGAICNDAAFAFMLAEMSRLREAVLQVNDAVFGHRLLMDRVVPGGVAVDLPDGGGKRILDLVAEVRRRFPPLVAVYESSASLQDRTVGTGTVSIGLVNRFGAGGHVGRAAGRGQDARRSPGYAPYDDLDFEIPVLTAGDVNARVWVRIREVEQSLSLVEQMIRRMPGVPRDSHGATPLPRLDLPAQGGEGMALVESFRGEIMTWVRLADDGTVARCHPRDPSWFQWPLLEAAIEGNIVADFPLCNKSFNGSYSGHDL
- a CDS encoding NADH-quinone oxidoreductase subunit B family protein, whose translation is MLKHIWTALTGGPVTAAPPPLDTGALAQLCDAELAGRLDAAAHRRLGRSLSIRAVDAGSCNGCELEIHALNNPVYDLERYGIRFVASPRHADVLLVTGPVTKNMAEALRRTWDATPDPKWVVACGDCACTGGVFAGSYACAGPVESVIPVDLKLPGCPPPPRLLLAGLLALLESSAEPLSAIAPSVAAQGQSRP
- a CDS encoding ROK family protein codes for the protein MRIGIDLGGTKIAAIALDAPPDGGSGGPSADGAERARARTFTPTGYAGTLSALAHVVAEVEQAAGKRAERVGLCLPGVVDGAAGRVRAVNLPWLDGHPLAADLAVVLGRPVAMANDGDCFTLSESVDGAAAGAAVVYGVILGTGVGGGLVVDGRIRAGANALAGEWGHLPLPWRGEADGPPLRCGCGRMGCIETVLSGAGLSALHAHHTGQDLEPPAIAARAVSGDAAAALTLERHADALARALVTLVQVLDPDVIVAGGGLSGLPGLEEAVMGGWGRYALSGSLRTRFVRARHGAESGMRGAAWL